The Colius striatus isolate bColStr4 chromosome 24, bColStr4.1.hap1, whole genome shotgun sequence genome includes a window with the following:
- the NDUFS5 gene encoding NADH dehydrogenase [ubiquinone] iron-sulfur protein 5 → MPFLDLQRQLGIDLDRWLLRQSMPQPYSRAGACHAFEREWIECGHGLGQTRARRECDPEYQDFMECMHRTRLAVRLRTILEQREKLIKEGKYTPPDYHQGKESTQP, encoded by the exons ATGCCCTTCCTGGACCTGCAGCGCCAGCTCGGCATCGACCTGGACCGCTGGCTGCTGCGGCAGAGCATGCCGCAGCCTTACAGCCGCGCCGGGGCCTGTCACGCCTTCGAGCGCGAGTGGATCGAGTGCGGCCACGGGCTGGGCCAGACCCGAGCGCGCCGCGAGTGCGACCCCGAGTACCAGGACTTCATGGAGTGCATGCACCGCACCAGGCTG GCCGTGCGGCTCAGAACCATCCTGGAGCAGCGGGAGAAGCTGATAAAGGAGGGGAAGTACACACCACCTGACTATCACCAGGGCAAGGAGAGCACCCAGCCCTGA